One Candidatus Tectomicrobia bacterium genomic region harbors:
- a CDS encoding RimK family alpha-L-glutamate ligase, with protein sequence MARIGVFIERYTVQKSEEMGALLRLGHAAERLGHRLDVLFRSDMYKIPEYDALFIRALTDPLNASFVAARLAEMHGLRVIDDPGSILVCCDKVNMYRRVQAAGVAMPDTVFLDAPDVNLESAAEVLARLGSPAVLKAPNSSFSRFVDKVETPGQFVRVGKRFLRRADRLVAQRFVASEYDWRVGVLAGEPLYVCRYMIPKRRWKVLTYMPSGRAVFGEVRGLPVAQANPLLVDTALRAAAAIGKGLYGVDLKQVGDEYFVIEVNDNPTIAAGEEDQKAPGLYERIVRYLAREWG encoded by the coding sequence ATGGCCCGGATAGGCGTCTTCATCGAGCGCTACACGGTGCAGAAATCCGAGGAGATGGGGGCCCTCCTCCGCCTGGGGCACGCCGCCGAGCGCCTGGGCCACCGGCTGGACGTCCTCTTCCGGTCGGACATGTACAAGATCCCGGAATACGACGCCCTCTTCATCCGCGCCCTGACAGACCCGCTGAACGCCTCCTTCGTCGCCGCCCGCCTCGCCGAGATGCACGGCCTGAGGGTGATCGACGACCCCGGGTCCATCCTCGTCTGCTGCGACAAGGTGAACATGTACCGCCGCGTCCAGGCGGCGGGCGTCGCCATGCCGGACACCGTCTTCCTGGACGCGCCCGACGTGAACCTCGAGTCCGCCGCCGAGGTGCTCGCCCGGCTCGGCTCCCCCGCCGTCCTCAAGGCGCCCAACTCGAGCTTCTCCCGCTTCGTGGACAAGGTGGAGACCCCCGGGCAGTTCGTCCGCGTGGGCAAGCGCTTCCTCCGGCGGGCCGACCGCCTCGTGGCCCAGCGCTTCGTCGCCTCCGAGTACGACTGGCGGGTGGGGGTGCTGGCCGGGGAGCCCCTCTACGTCTGCCGCTACATGATCCCCAAGCGGCGCTGGAAGGTGCTCACCTACATGCCCTCGGGCCGGGCGGTCTTCGGCGAGGTGCGGGGGCTTCCGGTCGCCCAGGCGAACCCCCTCCTCGTGGACACCGCCCTGCGGGCCGCCGCCGCCATCGGCAAGGGCCTCTACGGCGTGGACCTCAAGCAGGTGGGGGACGAATACTTCGTCATCGAGGTGAACGACAACCCCACCATCGCGGCCGGCGAGGAGGACCAGAAGGCGCCCGGCCTCTACGAGCGCATCGTCCGCTACCTGGCCCGGGAGTGGGGCTAG